The Propionispora vibrioides genomic sequence CAACAACCTGGTCCTTACCAACCTTGTAATATTTGCGGCTTTCTGCCGTATATTTATTGAAATTGAACTCGCCGCCCATAAAACGGCCAGCAAATTCTGCCGATAAGGAATAGTAGCTACCTTCAGTCGGATTGAACACATTATCACGGGAATCATATACTCTTGATAAGGTGACACTGTGGGTCAAGCCGAAATTATCCTGTAAATATTCTGTATCATTACTTACATCTGTACCTGACACATGTTCCACATATTTGTCGTCCCGGCTTTTAAAGGTAATGAAATTTTTCATATACTCATTTTGCGGCCGGCCCAACGTAACATCCCATCCCTTGCGGTTCCGGTCGTAAGTCGAAAATGACTTGCCATTCTGATAATCGGTATACTCATTGGTCATATCATAAAAGTTAAAGCTGGCCGAAGTTTCCTTGCTGTCCAGCCAAGGCTTAGTATACCCAATGCTGTAGTTCTTATTGTTGGTATCGCCGCCAAACTCCCAGTGGATTTTGGCTTTGTCACCGGTTCCCCGGAAGTTATTGTCCCCCAGTTCAATAATACCGATTAACCCGTCATTCTCACTGTAACCACCGCCGATGGTAAAGGTACCGGTCTTTTGTTCCACCACATCGGTTTCCAGCACCACGGCATTGGGTTCTTTACCCGGGTTCAGTTTCATGTTAACGTCTTCAAAATAACCCAGGTTGTACACTTTCTGCATACTGCGGCGGGCATCCTTTACATTAAAAGGTTGTCCCGTTTTCAGTTTCATTTCACGGGTTATAACATAGTCCTTAGTCTTGTCGTTTCCTTTTACCTGGATGTCTTCCAGCATGCCTTCATTAATGGAAACGGTCAACACTCCGCCAGGACTCATCGACACATCACTGACCTTAGCCAGAATATAACCTTGATCATGATAATACTGTTCAATGCCTCTGGCATTTTCATTCAGCGTCTTAGTATTCAGGATTTTTCCTTTTTCCAGTTTCAGTATATCCGTAATTTTTTCGGTCGATACTTTGGTATTGCCCTGCACGACAATATCGGTCAATACAGGGTTTTCCATAACGGTGTATACTACCTTGACGCCTTCAGGCACTTCCGTAAAATTAGCTACCACATCAAAAAAGTAACCTAGTTCGTAAATTGCCTGCATATCCTGTTTGACAGCATCCGGGGTCAACGTACTACCCGGCTTTACCTTGACAGCCGCCATCACCGTGTCTTCCGGGATGGTGGCATTGCCGCTAACAGCAACAGCCGTAACCGTTTTACCGGTTATATCGGCAGCATATGCAGGAATCACAGCAGAAAAAACCATACTCAGCCCAAAAACGGCAGCTACCAGTAGCTGTCCATAGCGTCGCAGCTTTTCCATGAATGACCTCCTTATCTAGTTTTCCAGTACCCTAAAGTACTTCATACGGATAACAACCGCTGTTGGCAAACTATTGGCCCCGCAGCGATTTTCCCGCCACCCGGACCAATTTTTGCATTTCATCCGGTGATATGGTCTGTTCCTGTTTTTCAGGTGCAGCCGGGCGGGGCTCCGCATGAGATTTAGCAACCGGTGGAATAATCTGTTGAGTTTTGGCTGGCTCTTCAGCCGTCTGGGACGAGATTTCCGGCGGCGCCGGCTCTTCAGCAATGTTGGTCTGGGGATGTGCTGCAGCCTTGGAAATGCCGGACTGAGCCGTCAACTCCGTTCTTCCGGCCCCCTGACGGATAACCGCCGGCACGGGAACAGACTGCGCAGCCTGATTCTGCCACCAATACACACCGCCTGTGCCAATAACACCTGCCGTCAGAGCTAAACAAATAGCCAATCCATGACGCAGCAGCGGATATTTATAACGCCACTGCCGGGAGCGGTGCTCTTCCTTAACATGCTGCAATTCGGCCTGCGCCAGCAGCAAATCAAGTTCCCCCCGTATATCCCGCTCCTTGTCAAAGGATTCCTCAGCCCGTAATAGCCAATGGCGGGCCGATTGCAAACGCTCAACCATATGCTTTTTAAAATCAGCCATTTTCACCACTCCTATTATAACCACAATCCTATAGTCATGAGAAGAGGCCAGATTTTGGTCATCCAAAAATCGCCGAATCTAACTAAAATTTCAATATTTCTCGTTATTTTCTCGCATTATCTTACAGTTTCAGCCGTAATTCACCTGTTTAACCGGGTTCTAACC encodes the following:
- a CDS encoding BamA/OMP85 family outer membrane protein, which translates into the protein MEKLRRYGQLLVAAVFGLSMVFSAVIPAYAADITGKTVTAVAVSGNATIPEDTVMAAVKVKPGSTLTPDAVKQDMQAIYELGYFFDVVANFTEVPEGVKVVYTVMENPVLTDIVVQGNTKVSTEKITDILKLEKGKILNTKTLNENARGIEQYYHDQGYILAKVSDVSMSPGGVLTVSINEGMLEDIQVKGNDKTKDYVITREMKLKTGQPFNVKDARRSMQKVYNLGYFEDVNMKLNPGKEPNAVVLETDVVEQKTGTFTIGGGYSENDGLIGIIELGDNNFRGTGDKAKIHWEFGGDTNNKNYSIGYTKPWLDSKETSASFNFYDMTNEYTDYQNGKSFSTYDRNRKGWDVTLGRPQNEYMKNFITFKSRDDKYVEHVSGTDVSNDTEYLQDNFGLTHSVTLSRVYDSRDNVFNPTEGSYYSLSAEFAGRFMGGEFNFNKYTAESRKYYKVGKDQVVAVRAEAGYADGKMPQSGKFNVGGSDSLRGYDDDQFEGDKMLLGSVEYRFPIAKKVQGVVFSDIGNAWEGEGYKLNDLKGSVGVGVRVNTPLGPVRLDLAKGSEGAKTHFSFGGQF